TTCTCCATGTAGAACAGCGGAGCGATTTCCACGATGCCGCCGATGGACACCACGAGGAAGCTCAGGACGAGCATCAGCGTGGCGTTCTTCTCGATCTTTTCATGCTTGAACATGTCTGCGCTCTCCGGTTCAGGCGGTCTGGCTCTGGACCACAGGGTCCGGCCCGGCGGGTTCCCGCTCCGGCGAATGCATGATCGTCCGCCAGACGTTGTAGACCATGAGAACGGCGCCAGCGATGTAGCAGAGGCCGCCGATGGCGCGGATGACATAGAAGGGATGCATCGCGTCCACGGTCTCGGCGAAGCTGTAGACCAGGAAACCGTTCTCGTTGTACTCGCGCCACATCAGGCCCTGCATGATGCCGCTGACCCACATCGCCGCCGCGTAGATGACGATGCCGATGGTCGCGAGCCAGACGTGCCAGCTCACCAGCTTCAGCGAGTACAGGCCCATGCGGTTCCACAGCCGCGGCACCAGGAAGTAGATGGCGCCGAAGCTGATCATGCCGACCCAGCCGAGCGCACCCGAATGCACGTGGCCGATGGTCCAGTCGGTGTAGTGGCTGAGGCCGTTGACCGACTTGATCGACATCATCGGACCCTCGAAGGTCGACATGCCGTAGAACGCCAGCGCGATGACCATCATGCGGATGATCGGGTCGGTGCGCAGCTTGTCCCAGGCGCCCGAGAGCGTCATCAGGCCGTTGATCATGCCGCCCCAGGACGGCATCCACAGCATGATCGAGAACACCATGCCGAGCGTCTGCGCCCAGTCGGGCAGCGCGGTGTAGTGCAGGTGATGCGGGCCGGCCCAGATGTAGAGGAAGATCAGCGACCAGAAGTGCACGATCGACAGCCGGTAGCTGTAGATCGGCCGCTCCGCCTGCTTGGGCACGAAGTAGTACATCATGCCCAGGAAGCCCGCGGTCAGGAAGAAACCGACGGCGTTGTGGCCGTACCACCACTGGGTCAGGGCGTCCTGCACGCCGGCGAAGACCGAGTAGCTCTTGGAGCCCAGGGGCGACACCGGAATCGCCATGTTGTTGACCACGTGGAGCATGGCCACCGTGACGATGAACGCCAGGTAGAAC
Above is a genomic segment from Minwuia thermotolerans containing:
- the ccoN gene encoding cytochrome-c oxidase, cbb3-type subunit I, with amino-acid sequence MGNVVQLGLLSLTGLAGLIGAARGHDAQFQAHAWVAVIASLIAIYFVLRNFDRPAREDASGYADGVIRYGVIATVFWGVVGFLVGLVIALQLAFPELNLDWSFTNFGRLRPLHTSAVIFAFGGNALICTSFYVVQRTCRARLAFGGLAWFVFWGYQLFIVLAATGYLMGVTQSREYAEPEWYVDLWLTIVWLAYLAVFLGTIIKRKEPHIYVANWFYLAFIVTVAMLHVVNNMAIPVSPLGSKSYSVFAGVQDALTQWWYGHNAVGFFLTAGFLGMMYYFVPKQAERPIYSYRLSIVHFWSLIFLYIWAGPHHLHYTALPDWAQTLGMVFSIMLWMPSWGGMINGLMTLSGAWDKLRTDPIIRMMVIALAFYGMSTFEGPMMSIKSVNGLSHYTDWTIGHVHSGALGWVGMISFGAIYFLVPRLWNRMGLYSLKLVSWHVWLATIGIVIYAAAMWVSGIMQGLMWREYNENGFLVYSFAETVDAMHPFYVIRAIGGLCYIAGAVLMVYNVWRTIMHSPEREPAGPDPVVQSQTA